The following is a genomic window from Nitrospira sp..
AAGAGGTGACGGAAGAGGTCATGCTGCGTTTGGCTCGGACACTGCATCGTGAGACGGGTGTGGAGAATTTGTGTCTAGCCGGAGGGGTTGCGCTCAACTGTGTGGGGAATGGTCGAATCTTGCGGGAGGGGCCGCATAAGGGACTCTGGATTCAGCCTGCAGCTGGTGATGCGGGCGGAGCTCTTGGGGCGGCCTTATCCGTCTGGCATCAGTTTGAAGGCAAGCCGCGCCTGTCTGATAACCAGCACGATAAGATGAAGGGGACTTATCTAGGGCCAGCATTCAGCAATGCCGAAATCGAATCGTTCTTGCGATCGAAGGAAGCCCCCTATATTCGTCTTGATGATTCGGCGTTATTCACGCAGGTCGCCAAAGACCTCGCGGCTGAAAAAGTGGTGGGGTGGCTGCAGGGACGCATGGAATTCGGGCCGCGATCTCTCGGCGGACGAAGTATTCTGGGGGATGCGCGAAGCACCAAGATGCAGTCGGTGATGAACCTTAAAATTAAGTATCGCGAATCATTCAGGCCCTTTGCCCCTTCAGTTCTCAGAGAGCGAGTCTCCGACTACTTTGATTTGCATTCCGATAGCCCCTACATGCTCATCGTGGCCCCAGTCATCGAACGGCGGCGCTGTCCCAAGACGGCCGCGCAAAAGGATTTATGGGGCATCGATCTGTTGAATGTGCAACGATCAGATATTCCCTCTGTGACTCATCTGGATTATTCGGCAAGAGTTCAAACGGTTCACGAAAAGACCAACCCTCGCTACTATAATCTGCTGAAGGCCTTTGAGGCGCAAACGGGGTATGCTGTATTAGTGAATACGTCTTTCAATGTGCGTGGCGAGCCGATTGTGCATACCCCCGAAGATGCGTATCGCTGCTTTATGCGGACGGAGATGGATGTGCTTGTGCTAGAGAACTGTGTGTTGTACAAGACAGATCAGAAGCCGCTTGAAGGGGATTCTGATTGGAAAAATGAGTTTGAGCTTGACTAGGGTATCGTGCAGGGAAAGGTGTAGGCGTCTCTTGTTAAGGCTAAGACTTCAGCAGAGTTTTTATCGCCTTGCTTCTATAGGCAGCAAGCTGGAAGTGATAGATTCTAAATCTGTTGGCTCTATTTCTGAAATCCCATCATTAAAGGGTGTTCGCACATAGCGTGTGAGAATCGGGCGAGTTCCCAAAAATACGGAATAGAATGGTGCCGTGACTACTACGCGTGTACATTAGTTCACGAGCACGTGCTGGTCATGAACGATGACGTTTCCGGAAGAAGGGGTGTAGAGCCATGCGCATACTGATTACGGGCGGAGCAGGATTTCTCGGCAGCCATTTGAGCGATTTGTTAATTGGGAAAGGCCACGAAATTGTGGCCATGGACAATCTGATTACCGGGCGTGTTGAAAACATCGCGCATTTAATGGGGAATCCCCAATTCAGTTTTATTAAGTACAACGTCTGCGACTATATTCATATCGACGGTAAGTTGGACGCTATCTTGCACTTTGCGTCTCCTGCGAGCCCGCAAGATTATCTGGAGATGCCGATTGCCACGCTCAAAGTCGGAGCATTAGGGACGCACAAGGCGCTGGGTCTGGCAAAGGCGAAAGGAGCCCGGCTTCTTTTGGCCAGTACGTCCGAAGTCTATGGCGATCCCTTGCTCAATCCACAGCCGGAATCCTATTGGGGGAATGTGAATCCTATTGGGGCCCGCGGTGTCTACGACGAAGCAAAGCGGTTTGCTGAGGCCATGACGATGGCCTATCACCGCTACCATGGCGTCGATACTCGGATCGTGCGGATTTTTAACACCTATGGCCCCCGCATGCGCCCGCATGATGGGCGAGTCGTTTCGAACTTTGTTGTTCAAGCGCTTCAAGGGAAAGCATTGACCATTTTCGGCGATGGCAATCAGACGCGCAGCTTCTGTTATGTTGAGGATCTTGTGCGTGGCATTACAGAACTTCTGCTGATCGATTCAGATAAGTCTGTGGCTGAACGGACCGACCGATCCAGTTTTCTTACAAAGTCAGACCTGCCACTGAAGGAAACGATGCACGACCCTGTCAATATCGGGAATCCGCGAGAGTTGACCGTCAAGCAGATTGCAGAGTTGGTGCTCAAGCTTACGGGTTCGAAGAGCAAGATCGAACATCTGCCTTTGCCGGTGGACGATCCGAAAGTGCGGCGGCCGGATATACGCCGTGCCAAGGAATTTCTCGGATGGGAACCGAAGGTTGAGTTGGAGGACGGCCTGCGAAAGACGATCGAGTATTTCCGCCAGGTGATCTGACCGCACAGGGCCGGCGTGGTGAACCGAAGGTGTGAGTGAGAGTAAGGAGAAGGTGATGGCGATGAAAATCAGTGTCTTCGGTCTGGGGTATGTGGGAACCGTTTCGGCGGGTTGTCTTGCCTCCAGCGGCCATACGGTCTGGGGCGTCGATGTCAATGCCGACAAGGTGGCCTCGATCAATTCAGGGGCCGCTCCGATCGTTGAGCCCGACATCTCGGAGTTTATCGCCAAGGCGCAGAAGCAGGGATTGCTCAAAGCGACGGTGTCATCTGCCGAAGGCATTCAGAACACCGATGTGTCTTTCATTTGCGTGGGGACCCCAAGTCAAGCCAATGGCAGTCTCGATCTCACCCATATGAAGCGGGTGTGT
Proteins encoded in this region:
- a CDS encoding hypothetical protein (Evidence 4 : Unknown function but conserved in other organisms; MaGe:77310377), which gives rise to MNIIGISAYYHDSAACLVRDGEIVAAAQEERFTRKKHDPGFPHRAIDYCLQAGGIRFKDVDRLVFYDKPLVKFERLLETYLAFAPSGLQSFLAAMPVWMKEKLLLKTLLRDEFLKHGEGMAKGDLPSLLFSEHHESHAASAFFASPYDSAVVLCMDGVGEWATTSAWQGQGNTLNPLWEIPFPHSLGLLYSAFTYYTGFKVNSGEYKVMGLAPYGEPKYVKAIYEHLIDVKPDGTFRLNMEYFNYCTGLTMTSRKFDHVFGGPPRTPEAKLGQREMDLARSVQEVTEEVMLRLARTLHRETGVENLCLAGGVALNCVGNGRILREGPHKGLWIQPAAGDAGGALGAALSVWHQFEGKPRLSDNQHDKMKGTYLGPAFSNAEIESFLRSKEAPYIRLDDSALFTQVAKDLAAEKVVGWLQGRMEFGPRSLGGRSILGDARSTKMQSVMNLKIKYRESFRPFAPSVLRERVSDYFDLHSDSPYMLIVAPVIERRRCPKTAAQKDLWGIDLLNVQRSDIPSVTHLDYSARVQTVHEKTNPRYYNLLKAFEAQTGYAVLVNTSFNVRGEPIVHTPEDAYRCFMRTEMDVLVLENCVLYKTDQKPLEGDSDWKNEFELD
- a CDS encoding dTDP-glucose 4,6-dehydratase (MaGe:77310378), which codes for MRILITGGAGFLGSHLSDLLIGKGHEIVAMDNLITGRVENIAHLMGNPQFSFIKYNVCDYIHIDGKLDAILHFASPASPQDYLEMPIATLKVGALGTHKALGLAKAKGARLLLASTSEVYGDPLLNPQPESYWGNVNPIGARGVYDEAKRFAEAMTMAYHRYHGVDTRIVRIFNTYGPRMRPHDGRVVSNFVVQALQGKALTIFGDGNQTRSFCYVEDLVRGITELLLIDSDKSVAERTDRSSFLTKSDLPLKETMHDPVNIGNPRELTVKQIAELVLKLTGSKSKIEHLPLPVDDPKVRRPDIRRAKEFLGWEPKVELEDGLRKTIEYFRQVI